AAGATTAGTAAATGAGTTAATAGTATTAGGATGATCTGGTCCAAAAACCAAATACCACAGCTTTAGTGCATGCTGCATATGCATCACTGCCtgcatttcatttttttgagagAATTCATATAGAGAAAGATTCATATAAGCCAAGCTGGTTTCCGAAGAATCAAATCCGAGGAATCGTTCACAAACAATTACAGCTTTCCTTGCCAATTCAAcagcttcttcttttttttcaagttgaTGATAAATCATAGCCAACTGGCAGTAGGCTCGAGCAACCTCAGTATGAAGAACACCATAAATTTGCTCATGAAGTGATAATGATTCATTTAGAAGGTTATAGCAAAGTTCCTTATTTCCTTGTAACAGGCAAGCTTTACATGCTTCCAATGATTCTTGAGCTAAACCACTATATGGTATGCATGTTTTTATTACAGGcattaaattcaaaatgtCCTTGGGCCGAAATATGTTAATTTGTTCTGATTCAACTTGCCTATTCGTGGTGTTCTGTGATTTTCCTAAGTTACGCTTCTTTTTGTTGCCTTTTTTGCCGGTAAATTTGGTTGACCCGTTAGGAACAGCATGCTCTTCGCATATCTTGTCGTCAGACTTGTTTGAAAAGTAATCTTTGCACGAAATTTGAATCCCTAAACGTAGACAGGTACCTcttaaaatacaaataGGATTTAATGAATGTAGCAAGTCATCTGTTAAGTTAAATCGAAACCTAGAACTTGCTTCCTTTTTGATAGAGCTGTATAACGAGGTGGAATTAATTGAATATATCACTTGAGtagcttgaaaaaataaattggcAATGTTTTCATTGATTAATGGTTTCGTAGGTTCGACGTATCCATAAACAGTGAACAAATTATTCAGTAAATGAGACAAAAGATGGCTTCTTAAGACTTGAGGTACCACAGCTAAAAAGTTGCGAAAAACATGTTTAATGGAGcgaataaaaatttcactTGTGACCAGTTTCAAAAGAATTACATTGTTAGGGCTTTTTTGCAGAATTATGTTTGCAATTTCTCCCAAATACCGGATATTTATTCCGCTACGATGCATTGCTCGACATAAGGCCACTCCATCAATAGGCAAAAAGGAAGATGGTTCACTTAAGGATTTCACAAAATTGGGTATCACCTCAGCGTGTAAATATTGCGATAAAGCATAAGAGTTTTCGATATCTTTATCATAAAGTTCTTTGTTATCAGGAGGAAAGATATAATCCGAACGAAAGCAATCAGGATTAAAACCACAATCAAATCGTGCATTATCGTTACGTACTTTATTAACATtattctttcctttttcagAAGATAATTTGATACCATTTCCTTCAAGTTCTACACTCTTTAAAGAATcgtttaaattttttttcttcggCGTCATTATGGTTAGCGTTCACAAATGCCTGAAGtttcatttcataaaataattgtaCGAGCTCTGGACGGACATGAACAAGTTTGTGAGGATATGCTGGAAATTCTTCATTCTTTTCGTCGGATATTACTTCTAAGAACTGAGCAtccaaaggaaaaagaCTGTACAAATCCATTAGATATGTTCTACCGTCAGAGCCTTTTAAAGCTTTGGCATCCATACTGGTATATAAGGGAAATGATTTTTCCTTACCGTCAACAAAAAagtgttttttaatatgaaGTAAATCAGAAATCCTAGACAATTCGCCTTCAAAAGATTCGTCAAATCGAAAATCACTTTCTCCTTCAACCTTACCATAAATTAAGTGAGAACTGCCGTTTTCGagttgtttaaaaattcctgGAACAATCGTTTGGGCAACAACTCTATGACCAGCATAATCAACGACGCAAGTACCCAGTAAAGATGGATTCGAAAGGTCGAATTGGTTCAACAAGCGTATGGCCAAAATGTCTTTACCGACAGCGGAGTAGGCGGCAGAATCTCCACCCTTAGTCGAAAAAATCCCTACGCTATCACGTCCGTAAGAGAAGAATATATTGTTGTGCACGAACATTTGAGAAGCTGTTGGTTCCAAAGGATTCAATGAAGGTATATTCCCATTAACCATATCTATTGCCCCTTCAACGGCCATGTCAGTAAAATCTTGTAGAGTTTTTACGGTTAAACGTTCCCGAAGTACTCGATCTTGTACGTCTTCGTGATCCATTTCACGAGTGGATTGAATTTCTTCGTTCCAATCGCGAAGGTTACCTTGATTTTCGATATAAGGAAAAAGCTCGCTTTTTTGGGTACGAGATAAATCAGCACGATGAGGAACTGGAAATGTAATCCAAGGGGCTTGTGGCAAAGTTCCCGTTATGCTGGCCTGAGCAATAGCATCACCCGATTTGTAATCATTCAAGGATAAATGAAgtctttctttaaaaagtgGAGATAGTTGTTCTAATAGTAAAACAAGGGAATGACTTTGTAGGTCATCACAAGGAGAAGGGTCAAATTTAGTGGAGGTACAGTTATTTACATAAAAGCCGGATACGTGTGAGGTAATATTGTATGTTTTCCCTTCTATAGTAAGCACCGTTAGATAAAGAAGATGTCCTTGGATAACGAATTCAGCTGGTACAGGATTCCACCCGGATAAAGCAAGAGAACGAAAACAACCATTGTTACTAGGATTTGGACTCgtctcaaattttttgagaagaTTCGTATATGATAGTGATTGGGTGACAATATTCTCTGgtattttgttaatttctTCCAAAGATGACGAGGACTTGATTTGTAGGTTTTCACCTGATGGAATATTTAACGACGGAAATATGCAAAATCCTGCTCGTATTCCAGGGGATGTTGAGGATGAAGGCAGTTTTCGACTAAGAAACTCCAAGAGTGTGTAAATATGGTACTTAGATTCACGTTCGGTATATGGGTCTAAAACAACTTCAAGCacaatttttcttgtttttgatAACTTAAGATGGGGTATTTGAccaatttctaaaaatgaGTGCAATTTTTCTCGCTTATATTCTAAATGAAAACAGGTATGAGGAGGGGCTAGCATAAGTTCTAGTATGACTTGACGAACATCGTGAATTGTATTCGATAATAATAAAGAGAAGGACAGGGTCTGCGTATGATCGGGAAATATAACATCAATATCTACAGAGACGTCCACGTCTGAATGACTCATTTCCGTACCAGATGGATCACCAGAGGAGCCAGGAAGAGAGGACGTAGGCAGATCTGAAGATATAACATGTGTATTAGTACAAATATAGCagtgtaaaaaatttaatttgaaTAAAGGAAAAGTCTTTAAAGTTTCctaatttgaaaacttcaaagaaaataagCTAGTTTGATTCATAGAGGCGTGAATATAGTCGACTTTCCAATAAAGAATCAcatttttactaaacttGATTCATACCTATTGTAGACATTGTAAAGCTCCCGAATAACGCTTAAGCGTGAATATAGGactttttttgtaaaagacTTAACAAAATCGATAGGTGAAGAAGGTCGGTTCAGTTTGGCTGAATAAGTTACTAAAGTTGAATACATGAATAAAGTTATCTAAGCGAGAAAGGGTGATGTAAGAAAACACTGTAAATAATGAAGTCTCAACTTTGGTGAAAATTTATGTCTACATAATCATTCTGTaaattccttcttttgtGTCTCATTACTTCTTTATTCATCAGTCGCATCggttttttggaaattacGACTCCACGAATCTAGTACTGAGCAACTTTAATCAGccgttttaaaaaactaataATCGGACggtgttttattttatttgcaattattaaataaattttgaatactGTTCCCAAGAAtatcaaaagctttttatgaatttttgaagaggTATCTTTGTGGATAGCGTAAACTTATTGTACAATGGGAGAAAAAGCTACATCTGATACATGTAGCACTACTGTAGAATTAGGGATAAATGCTTgacttaaatttttagctTATGTATAAATTTCTGGTATAGCAAAATGTTCTGAGATACTTTGAAAAGATCGCAGCGATTAGGAAATGAGATAAACTAAGAGTAAACtagattttaaaagaatatcCGCATGCACGTGGACTGTTTGTACTCGAATTCTGAAACAGAACATACAGGGATtaagtttatttttcatattgTTCCATATTTGAAATATGGACTTATCGATAATCCATAAGTCCAATGTTTTGGATTAATTGCTTCATTCAATAacagtaaaataaatggaaGAGGaggtttttttcaaaaagttaaataagGTTTTCACAGTTAATTAGCTACATTGGGTCTGAAGATTTCATGCACAATCTACAGTAGTGCTTATATTATTGGAGGTTCTAAACAATCATTGTCAACATGTACGAAGGGAGATCAGAATTTATGAAATCACGAGATATCTAAACATTATATCCGAACTtacaataaattataaatatattaaaaacattattcAGTGTTCCGGTATTACAATCTTATGGTTGTTGTGGATCCGAAAAATCATGTTCAGAGTTCAACTAATGATTATGTTTGCAGGTTTAATCGTACCAATTCTCAGTGTACTCGGAATACTATAAAAATCGAAGATTCATAAGTTAGTAGTTGAAAAATATCGTTTTCAAGCGATTTGTGAACAACAATTTGTCATCATTTGGgaagctttaaaaattcatagGACGATAAGCAAAAACGGACTGCATGCAGCGAAACTGAagttacaaattttttacataaaTTATGTATGTAATGACTATGCTGACGAACACTTGTTCATTAATGTACTGACAAGATATATACACTGACTTTACAcatttaatcaaaaaaattaaaaaaaggaatcaTTCGATTGACGATCAATGCTGATCAAAGGGCACGTAAAATAATGTGATATCAGAAAAAAGGAGTTAAAATGTTGTCAATTAATTCAACTAAGCCTTTTCAAACGCGGTACTGAAGAATCGATACTCAAAGTTGCAAATTTTCTTGGCAATGTCAACAGTAGCAGAGGTAAAAGGGACGTCTTGAATGCTGCGAGCCAGATTTTCTACAAACTTACCAAAAGAAGGCTGACCCCACCACTTGACAAATTCCATTTCTTCTGGGCAGTTTTTCTGGAATTGCTTAGATTCACGAACAAATTTCCATGCTCTATGGTATATTACTTCATTCAAGTAAAATGCCATAAAGTAGTCAATTCCAGAGGTACCTGGAATTTCGAAAAGCTCCTGAGTcataaattgaatatatGATTTACAATCTGGAGCAGAAAGATGATAGTATTCTTCAGGCTTGTTATCTTGCAACGCTTGTTCCCATGAAGTTGGGACGGGTTTGAGTTTGGGCATTTCCACGTTGCTCTCTTTGCATCTTGCCTCAAAATGAGCAAGCTCAGGAGTGATAACATTGTATGCACCCAAAAAAAGATCTAATGCTTCCTTGGGAAATCCCTTCTCATGAGTGATGGCGTTTATGGCTTTGGCAAGACACAACGAACAACCTTGAACATAAATTCGATCCTCGTATAGCCACCGTTTAAATGCGCCAGGAGGAGCAGTACCGTTAGCCAAACCTTCGATAAATGGGGACTTTGTCGCAGCAGTTTCGACTTGTTCCTCGATTCCGAGTTTCTTGATTATTGCAACTGTATAAGGATCCATTGGTAAGCAGATGAACTAAAACGAACAATGGAtatgattaaaaaaaagaaaaaatcacTGTCTTAAAGTAGCTCCTTGgtttgaaattttgatataGTAGATCTGTAATAAGCAAATGAAATTATGGATGTGtgaaaatagtaaaaagtttcaacactagcttatttttttttactttgttaaaaaaacatttcccaaataaccaaatttatatatatgtagAAATTCGGCTAAAAGTTTCCAGGCCAGCTGGCCTCGCATTCAAATTTCCGGCTTCAAGTAAAGTACTTTAAACGCAAAATATCATGAGAAAAGTAGTTTGCTTAATTCAACCATGTACTGCAAATGACCTTAGAAAAAAGTACGCAAGCAACGTTAAAGGTAATTATCCAGAATACATTTAAGCGTTTAAGAGTTAGTAGATGACTATTAAATCAATGATCTGATAACTGCACGTCCTGAAATTCGATACAGTTAATCTCGATATTAAGCATACCAAAACTAATTATCtacattcttttaaattactttatGCTTTTCAATATCACTTCTTCCCTTGGTTTTTCGGCACTAGcccaaagaaaagaaattttgatatGATGAGCTTATTTAGAACCAACAAATTGCACATCAGAATATAATATTACTATATTCTCTTATAAATAAGCCTATATACGATAATTGGCTCTTGGTACCGAAAAGTAATCCGTGCTTTTCTTGAGCTTTACCAACACatctttactttcttttcttctacATTTTATAATCTATCTCTCTTACAAAAACTACGGATGGCTTAGATGTCGGGTGTGCACCGACTTTCGGCTATACTGAGCTTTGGGTTTCGCCCATGCTGTGCTTATTCCAGTGCCGGGGGGATAGTTCCTTCAAGGTGACAAACCTTGTGTTACCCGCTTTCGTTAAAATACCACCTTAAAATCAGCGAGGTTTCACTATTTGccattcaaaaataatcttACCGACAACGTACCTCTCCAGGCCCAATCCTCGCGAGCCGAAGGAAAGCGAATCTTGCATACGTTTAAGCCGTATCTGAATGCGTTCTGAAGAAATAATCGATAATAACGGAACTAGAGTTGCTCACCTGGCATACCGGTTAGATTGCAGAAATTTGTTCTAGCACCCGTTTGAATGCGTTGAGTTAGTACGATAGACCGGATTGTTGACGGAGTTTATTGTgtattcattatttttgaattttggttttcacttcttttttc
This region of Schizosaccharomyces pombe strain 972h- genome assembly, chromosome: II genomic DNA includes:
- the clu1 gene encoding protein Clu1 → MSTIDLPTSSLPGSSGDPSGTEMSHSDVDVSVDIDVIFPDHTQTLSFSLLLSNTIHDVRQVILELMLAPPHTCFHLEYKREKLHSFLEIGQIPHLKLSKTRKIVLEVVLDPYTERESKYHIYTLLEFLSRKLPSSSTSPGIRAGFCIFPSLNIPSGENLQIKSSSSLEEINKIPENIVTQSLSYTNLLKKFETSPNPSNNGCFRSLALSGWNPVPAEFVIQGHLLYLTVLTIEGKTYNITSHVSGFYVNNCTSTKFDPSPCDDLQSHSLVLLLEQLSPLFKERLHLSLNDYKSGDAIAQASITGTLPQAPWITFPVPHRADLSRTQKSELFPYIENQGNLRDWNEEIQSTREMDHEDVQDRVLRERLTVKTLQDFTDMAVEGAIDMVNGNIPSLNPLEPTASQMFVHNNIFFSYGRDSVGIFSTKGGDSAAYSAVGKDILAIRLLNQFDLSNPSLLGTCVVDYAGHRVVAQTIVPGIFKQLENGSSHLIYGKVEGESDFRFDESFEGELSRISDLLHIKKHFFVDGKEKSFPLYTSMDAKALKGSDGRTYLMDLYSLFPLDAQFLEVISDEKNEEFPAYPHKLVHVRPELVQLFYEMKLQAFVNANHNAPKKKNLNDSLKSVELEGNGIKLSSEKGKNNVNKVRNDNARFDCGFNPDCFRSDYIFPPDNKELYDKDIENSYALSQYLHAEVIPNFVKSLSEPSSFLPIDGVALCRAMHRSGINIRYLGEIANIILQKSPNNVILLKLVTSEIFIRSIKHVFRNFLAVVPQVLRSHLLSHLLNNLFTVYGYVEPTKPLINENIANLFFQATQVIYSINSTSLYSSIKKEASSRFRFNLTDDLLHSLNPICILRGTCLRLGIQISCKDYFSNKSDDKICEEHAVPNGSTKFTGKKGNKKKRNLGKSQNTTNRQVESEQINIFRPKDILNLMPVIKTCIPYSGLAQESLEACKACLLQGNKELCYNLLNESLSLHEQIYGVLHTEVARAYCQLAMIYHQLEKKEEAVELARKAVIVCERFLGFDSSETSLAYMNLSLYEFSQKNEMQAVMHMQHALKLWYLVFGPDHPNTINSFTNLSLMLHGSEKFIQSQKCLQIAVDLSDKIFGKTTPTASLYLQLAQLMVLNKDSRSALHAVRVAYDILKETLGPDHQNTKEAEHWLSEFTALAVNQERQSRT
- a CDS encoding TENA/THI family protein, domain found in context with a broad range of enzymes; the encoded protein is MDPYTVAIIKKLGIEEQVETAATKSPFIEGLANGTAPPGAFKRWLYEDRIYVQGCSLCLAKAINAITHEKGFPKEALDLFLGAYNVITPELAHFEARCKESNVEMPKLKPVPTSWEQALQDNKPEEYYHLSAPDCKSYIQFMTQELFEIPGTSGIDYFMAFYLNEVIYHRAWKFVRESKQFQKNCPEEMEFVKWWGQPSFGKFVENLARSIQDVPFTSATVDIAKKICNFEYRFFSTAFEKA